The Mycteria americana isolate JAX WOST 10 ecotype Jacksonville Zoo and Gardens chromosome 2, USCA_MyAme_1.0, whole genome shotgun sequence genome contains the following window.
GGCGCGCGGGCCGGATCCTGCAGCACCTGCACGGCGGCAGCCCAGGTACGGCGGGGACGGGCACGCCGTGGGGAGGGCTAGCCTCACAGACGGGGTGTGCGGCACGGAGGGTTCACTGGATGCGGTGACGCCGGATCCGTCCCCAGGGGCGTACAACCTGGAGTACGTCACTGAGACCGTGGCCGAAAAGGTGGCCCGTTACCTGGAGCAAAGGGACGATGGCATCCCCAGCGACCCCCGCTGCATCGTCCCCTGCAGTGGCACCGCGGCGGCTGTGGTGGTGAGCGTGGCACGGGGACCAACGGTGGCACCTCCATGGTCTTGGGGACACCGAGGACCCTCCAGCCACAGTGGCTCTTCCCGGCAGGACGTGATGACGCTGCTGGTGGACGAGACGGCAGCGCAGCCAACGGGCGTGCTGGTACCGGTGCCGGGTCCCCCGCTCCatggggcagcagcggggctggcgggggccctGGCCGTGCCGTACCCGCTGGCCGAAGAGCGAGGCTGGGCCGTGGCCGGTGGGGCGGTGCGGCAGGTGCTGCGGTGGGCGCGGGCGAGATGCCACCCCAAGGTGCTCTGCGTCGTCAACCCCGGGGACCCCACAGGTGagtggggggggacacgggtggctgccccgtgcctcagtttcccccatgTGGGGGGACAAAAGTGGGCTCCCCACGCACGGTGGGAGGGGACACGAGTGGGGTCCCCCCAGCAGGGCACGTGCTGAGCCGGCAGAACATGGAAGACGTCATCCGGCTGGTGGCCGAGGAAAACCTCCTGCTGCTGGCGGACGAGGTGGGTGccggtgggggctggggggggccgtgccccccaccccggccccccctgagccctgggtgctgcaggtgcTCCAGGACAACGTGGCCACCCCCGGCCGCCCCTTCCTCTCCTTCAAGCGGGTGCTGTGGGAGATGGGTGCTCCGCTCTCCTCCACCGTCCAGCTCGTCTCCTTCTACTCTCTCTCCAAGGGGATTGGGGGGTGAGTAccgaccccccaaacccccccaaacccccccaaaccccctttcccagccccctccaccctgctgctcccccagGGGCGGTTTCCGAGCAGGTTTCTTCGAGCTGGTGAATATCGACCCGAGCGTCCTGAAGTGCTTCTACACGTGGGGGCTGTCGGTGTATCCCCCCATCCTGGGGCAGGTGATGCTGGATACGGCCATGGAGCCCCCGCTGCCCAACGAGACCTCCCACATGGCCGTGGAGGAGGTGGGGAACACCGGGTCCTCTCCCACGCTCTGGCTGAAGGAGAGGCGGGTGCTGTGCAGcccacctccatctccatcccatcccatcccatcccatcccatccccatcccatcccatcccatcccatcccatccccacctccatccccatcccatcccatcccatcccatccccatcccatcccatcccatcccatccccacctccatccccatcccatcccatcccatccccatcccatcccatcccatcccatccccatccccatccccatcccatcccatcccatcccatcccatcccatcccatccccatcccatcccatcccatcccatccccatcccatccccatcccatccccacctccatccccatcccatcccatcccatccccatcccatc
Protein-coding sequences here:
- the LOC142406537 gene encoding alanine aminotransferase 1-like — protein: PLAEERGWAVAGGAVRQVLRWARARCHPKVLCVVNPGDPTGHVLSRQNMEDVIRLVAEENLLLLADEVLQDNVATPGRPFLSFKRVLWEMGAPLSSTVQLVSFYSLSKGIGGGGFRAGFFELVNIDPSVLKCFYTWGLSVYPPILGQVMLDTAMEPPLPNETSHMAVEEHRQGLRRDLAHNARLVQELLGRAPGIRCQPLHGGARAFPRIQLPPRALRQARELGLEPDVFFCQKLLEATGIVLAPGSVFGQPEGTHHVGLSLLLPAEALERVLLALTGFHAAFLRDFS